A DNA window from Paraburkholderia hospita contains the following coding sequences:
- a CDS encoding AEC family transporter encodes MTIEITYALVPFFFSMATGYLAGKLAHGAMPLSSINTMLVDYALPFALFLYTARMQRASIGSHLLLILILVLVMLAPYFVSLALSRFVFHARPSNAAVRAVTIGMPNFAAVGLPLLHSVYGEQSDLTVALAITTASIVMSPAALILLERAKGSSSDGPNTNLLGKALATTFVKPIVIAPILGVLVSLAGWQLPQLMVQSLNIIGSTTAGLALFSTGLILASQPFRLDMEVWLGVALSNVIQPLIALVLVVALALPKAIAGQAILLSAIPCGSFGILFGLSYGVQDTTAGTTLVVSSVLSIASLTAAIFLLRHL; translated from the coding sequence ATGACTATCGAGATCACATACGCGCTTGTGCCTTTCTTCTTTTCGATGGCGACGGGCTACCTCGCGGGCAAGCTCGCACATGGCGCCATGCCGTTGTCGTCTATCAACACAATGTTGGTCGACTATGCGCTACCATTCGCATTGTTCCTCTACACGGCCAGAATGCAGCGCGCGAGTATCGGAAGTCACCTATTGCTGATTCTTATTCTTGTGTTGGTCATGCTAGCGCCGTACTTCGTGTCGCTGGCACTATCGCGCTTTGTCTTCCATGCGCGGCCTTCGAATGCAGCTGTCCGCGCGGTCACGATTGGCATGCCGAACTTTGCCGCAGTCGGACTTCCGCTCCTGCATAGTGTATATGGCGAACAAAGCGATTTGACTGTCGCGCTCGCGATCACGACGGCTTCCATAGTGATGTCGCCTGCAGCACTGATCCTGCTGGAGCGCGCGAAGGGCAGCAGTAGCGACGGACCTAACACAAACCTGCTGGGGAAGGCGTTGGCCACCACGTTTGTGAAGCCGATTGTGATCGCGCCGATCCTTGGCGTGCTGGTTTCGCTGGCAGGCTGGCAACTACCTCAGTTAATGGTACAGTCGCTCAATATCATAGGTAGCACGACGGCCGGCCTGGCATTGTTTTCGACCGGATTGATATTAGCATCGCAGCCATTCCGACTAGACATGGAAGTATGGCTCGGGGTTGCGTTGAGTAACGTTATTCAACCGCTGATCGCGCTGGTGCTCGTCGTGGCGCTCGCTCTGCCGAAGGCAATCGCAGGTCAGGCGATATTATTATCGGCCATTCCGTGCGGCTCATTCGGCATTCTATTTGGATTGTCGTACGGCGTTCAGGATACGACTGCTGGTACGACGCTGGTCGTATCGAGCGTATTGTCAATCGCCTCGCTGACGGCGGCGATCTTCCTGCTCCGCCATCTTTGA
- a CDS encoding gluconate 2-dehydrogenase subunit 3 family protein: protein MKLVGICPGRRAFLRSVASAAPAAVAIGAGVADVATSSSAANSTDWQPRYFTPAEWRLLVALVDRLIPADSEGPGAIEAGVPEFIDRQMNTPYGYGGLWYMHGPFMPGPATLGYQLEFSPRAMYRIALRGLDEQIRQRFSRPFDELDSNVRDSVIGELEQGKLDIGTVPATEFFAQLLQNTREGYFCDPKHGGNRDMAAWKMINFPGARADYIDWVERYGKRYPLAPVSSA from the coding sequence ATGAAACTGGTGGGAATTTGTCCGGGCCGGCGTGCGTTTTTACGCAGCGTCGCGAGCGCAGCACCGGCTGCCGTCGCGATTGGTGCGGGCGTCGCCGATGTAGCGACGAGTTCGAGTGCTGCCAACTCGACCGACTGGCAGCCGAGGTACTTCACCCCAGCCGAGTGGCGCCTGCTTGTCGCGTTGGTCGATCGTCTTATCCCGGCTGATAGCGAAGGCCCAGGCGCAATAGAGGCGGGTGTGCCTGAATTCATCGACAGGCAGATGAATACGCCGTACGGATACGGCGGACTTTGGTACATGCACGGGCCGTTCATGCCAGGTCCTGCGACGCTCGGGTACCAGCTCGAATTTAGCCCCCGTGCGATGTATCGCATTGCTTTGCGCGGATTGGACGAGCAGATCCGTCAGCGCTTTTCCAGGCCCTTCGACGAGCTGGACTCCAATGTTCGCGACAGCGTGATTGGTGAACTGGAGCAGGGTAAGCTCGACATCGGCACTGTGCCCGCGACGGAGTTCTTCGCGCAACTGCTGCAGAACACGCGTGAAGGCTATTTCTGCGATCCGAAACATGGTGGCAATCGCGATATGGCGGCTTGGAAAATGATCAATTTTCCGGGGGCGAGAGCCGACTATATCGATTGGGTCGAGCGGTACGGAAAGCGCTACCCGCTAGCGCCCGTATCCAGCGCCTGA
- a CDS encoding GMC family oxidoreductase — translation MTDQTMKEVDVVIVGFGWAGAIMAKELTEAGLQVLALERGQYRDTYPDGAYPTTLDELTYLQRFKLFQTMSRSTFTFRHNVNDTALPYRQIGAFKPGEGVGGAGLHWAGQHWRIYPEELKLRSHYVERYGAKFIPKDMTLQDFGVSYEELEPYFDFAEKVFGTSGQAYRVNGKVVGDGNPFEADRSAEFPLPAQKVPYGPYIFMKAAKELGFHPFRAPSATVSGAYTNPYGCQMGPCNFCGYCSGYACYNYSKASPNVNVLPALRGLPNFELRPNCTVLRITLDSARKVATGVEYVDADGKVVAQPARIVIASTFAYNNAHLFMLSGIGRQYDPVSGEGTVGKNVSYQMLSNIQLFFDPGTNSNPFIGAGGNSVAFDDFNADNFDHGPHGFVGGAALWCNPAGAKPISGIAVPTGTPKWGGAWKKAVKDHYVNTVSIDSNGSNMVYRDCYLDLDPTYRNKYGQPLLRFTFDWKDNDIRMTHFVTDKLIQVAKAMGPKDYTVTQKNFGDHFDVRPYQTTHWAGGLIMGEHPETSALNRYLQSWDVHNVFAIGSNVFPVGLGYNPTGAVAALAYWSAKAIRTQYLKDPRPLVDA, via the coding sequence ATGACAGACCAAACGATGAAAGAGGTCGACGTGGTCATCGTCGGCTTTGGCTGGGCCGGCGCCATCATGGCGAAGGAGCTGACGGAAGCAGGCTTGCAGGTGTTGGCACTGGAACGTGGCCAGTACCGCGACACCTATCCGGACGGTGCGTATCCGACCACGCTGGACGAACTCACGTATCTGCAGCGATTCAAGCTGTTCCAGACTATGTCGCGAAGCACCTTCACCTTTCGTCACAACGTCAACGATACGGCGTTGCCTTATCGGCAGATCGGTGCATTCAAGCCGGGTGAAGGCGTTGGCGGCGCCGGGCTGCATTGGGCCGGGCAACACTGGCGAATCTATCCGGAGGAATTGAAGCTGCGCTCGCACTACGTTGAGCGTTACGGCGCGAAGTTCATTCCGAAAGACATGACATTGCAGGACTTTGGCGTGTCGTACGAAGAGCTCGAACCGTATTTCGACTTCGCGGAAAAAGTATTCGGCACCTCGGGACAAGCCTACCGTGTGAACGGCAAAGTCGTAGGCGACGGCAATCCGTTTGAAGCGGACCGTTCGGCCGAGTTCCCGTTGCCGGCGCAGAAAGTGCCTTATGGTCCGTATATTTTCATGAAGGCGGCGAAGGAACTCGGTTTTCATCCGTTTCGCGCGCCATCGGCCACAGTGTCGGGAGCGTATACGAATCCGTATGGCTGCCAGATGGGGCCGTGCAACTTCTGCGGATATTGCTCGGGGTATGCCTGCTACAACTATTCGAAAGCGTCGCCCAATGTGAACGTCCTGCCGGCATTGCGCGGTTTGCCTAACTTCGAGTTGCGGCCGAATTGCACGGTGTTGCGTATCACGCTCGACAGCGCGCGGAAAGTCGCAACAGGCGTCGAGTATGTCGACGCCGACGGCAAGGTCGTCGCGCAACCCGCGCGGATCGTCATCGCGAGCACCTTTGCCTATAACAACGCGCATTTGTTCATGCTCTCGGGTATCGGGCGGCAATACGACCCGGTGAGCGGCGAGGGCACCGTCGGCAAGAACGTGTCGTATCAGATGCTCTCGAACATCCAGCTCTTCTTCGACCCGGGCACGAACAGCAATCCGTTCATCGGAGCCGGTGGCAATAGCGTCGCGTTCGACGATTTCAACGCCGATAATTTTGACCATGGTCCGCACGGCTTCGTCGGGGGCGCGGCTCTATGGTGCAACCCGGCCGGCGCCAAGCCGATTTCGGGCATTGCGGTGCCGACGGGCACGCCAAAGTGGGGTGGTGCATGGAAGAAAGCGGTCAAGGATCACTACGTGAACACCGTGTCGATCGACTCGAACGGCAGCAACATGGTCTATCGCGATTGCTACCTCGACCTCGACCCGACGTATCGCAACAAATACGGCCAGCCGCTGCTGCGTTTTACGTTCGACTGGAAGGACAACGATATCCGCATGACCCATTTCGTGACGGACAAGCTGATACAGGTCGCGAAGGCGATGGGGCCGAAGGACTATACGGTCACACAAAAGAACTTCGGCGACCACTTCGACGTGCGGCCATATCAAACCACGCATTGGGCCGGTGGTCTGATCATGGGCGAGCATCCAGAGACGAGTGCGTTGAACCGTTATCTGCAAAGCTGGGATGTGCACAACGTCTTTGCGATCGGCTCCAACGTGTTCCCGGTGGGGCTTGGCTATAACCCGACCGGCGCGGTCGCCGCGTTGGCCTACTGGTCGGCGAAAGCGATCCGCACGCAATATCTTAAAGATCCGCGGCCATTGGTGGACGCATGA
- a CDS encoding LysR family transcriptional regulator yields the protein MNLSFDVLQVLDAIDRTGTFASAAETLRKVPSSLTYLVQKLELDLGVKLFDRTGRRATLTRVGRVVVEEGRRLLEAAEDLEFKAKRIQHGWESDLHIVIDEIIPFEFLWEHVDTFYQLKLDTRLHLSKEVLGGSWDALLTRRADLIVGAAGDPPAIPKLVTKPIGSLQHVFVVAPHHPLASTPEPLTLDIVARHRAVAIGDTSRKPRKLAPRTIAIAANQEILTVPTLEAKLAAQIKGLAAGTIPECLAVEALARGELVKKEVIGMQDITHFYLAWRDDETGGPLRWWVEQLDRPDLIDEVARQRILHG from the coding sequence ATGAACCTATCCTTTGACGTCTTGCAGGTCCTCGATGCAATCGATCGAACCGGCACCTTTGCCAGTGCGGCAGAAACGCTACGCAAGGTCCCGTCGTCGTTGACCTATCTCGTTCAGAAACTGGAACTCGATCTCGGCGTCAAGTTGTTCGACCGCACCGGCCGCCGAGCAACACTCACGCGTGTGGGGCGTGTAGTCGTCGAGGAAGGGCGCCGTTTACTGGAGGCCGCTGAGGACCTAGAATTCAAAGCGAAAAGAATCCAGCATGGCTGGGAATCCGATCTTCACATTGTGATAGACGAGATCATCCCGTTTGAGTTTCTCTGGGAACATGTCGATACGTTTTATCAGTTGAAGCTGGACACGAGGTTGCATCTGTCGAAGGAAGTGCTGGGCGGTTCGTGGGATGCGCTGTTGACGCGCCGCGCGGATCTGATCGTCGGGGCCGCTGGTGACCCGCCAGCGATTCCCAAACTGGTGACTAAGCCGATTGGCTCCCTCCAGCATGTGTTCGTGGTGGCGCCGCATCATCCCCTCGCTTCCACGCCAGAGCCACTCACGCTAGACATCGTCGCACGCCATCGAGCGGTCGCGATCGGCGATACGTCCCGTAAGCCCCGTAAGCTCGCACCGCGCACCATCGCAATTGCGGCCAATCAGGAGATCCTGACGGTTCCTACGCTCGAAGCCAAATTAGCCGCACAGATCAAGGGGCTAGCAGCCGGTACAATTCCGGAATGTCTTGCGGTCGAGGCGCTGGCTCGAGGTGAGCTTGTGAAAAAAGAAGTGATCGGCATGCAGGACATCACGCATTTCTATCTGGCGTGGCGCGACGATGAGACCGGCGGACCCCTGCGCTGGTGGGTCGAGCAGTTGGACCGGCCAGATTTAATCGACGAGGTCGCACGGCAAAGGATTTTGCACGGATAA
- a CDS encoding recombinase family protein produces MKSDPHQKVQASHLKRNAYLYIRQSTLRQVFENTESTKRQYALRQRAVALGWSEDRIIVIDSDLGQSGASSADREGFQRLVAEVGVGHAGIVLGLEVSRLARNSTDWHRLLEICAITDTLILDEDGVYDPAHFNDRLLLGLKGTMSEAELHVLRARLQGGILSKARRGELQMRLPVGFEYNAAGAVVLDPDQQVQHCLRWLFDTFRGTGSAMATARAAHHLELAFPRRCCKGPHKGELLWGSLGHSQVVRILHNPRYAGAFVYGRTHTRKTVDGRTRVIRAPRDQWDTLIPGAHAGYLAWEEYEQNQKRLHESAQAIGADRRRGAPREGPALLQGVVVCGRCGNRMTVRYHSRQGCLCPEYICQREGIEQAEPICQRIHGAGIDEAIGELLVEALNPLAIEVSLAVQRELQSRIEEADCLRHKQVERAQYEADLAQRRYMRCDPENRLVADSLEADWNHKLRALTEANEEYQRRREQDARILTDEQRAVIVSLASNFPRLWRDPATPDRERKRMIRLLLEDVTLNRDQQVTAQIRFKGGAHRTLSLPLPLKSWQRWVTPATVIEEIDELLNHHTVLQIANILNERGAPSGTGRPFNAKMVARLQRNYCLKPRYDRLREAGLLTLEEMADALHVTPTSVKIWNRRGLIRGHAYSDKNECLYDPPGTDSPRKAMGVKLSCRRRHPDVVSDRRKEV; encoded by the coding sequence ATGAAGAGCGATCCTCATCAGAAGGTCCAGGCGAGCCATCTGAAGCGCAACGCCTATCTGTATATCCGGCAATCCACATTGCGTCAGGTGTTCGAGAATACCGAGAGCACCAAGCGCCAATATGCACTGCGCCAACGGGCGGTCGCCCTGGGGTGGTCCGAGGACCGCATTATTGTGATCGATAGCGACCTCGGCCAGTCCGGCGCGTCATCGGCGGACCGCGAAGGATTCCAGCGTCTGGTCGCCGAAGTTGGCGTGGGCCATGCCGGTATCGTGCTCGGCCTGGAGGTGTCGCGCCTGGCGCGCAACTCCACCGACTGGCATCGGCTGCTCGAGATCTGCGCAATCACCGACACATTGATCCTTGACGAGGATGGCGTATACGATCCTGCTCACTTCAACGACCGGCTGTTATTGGGGCTCAAGGGCACCATGAGTGAGGCCGAATTGCACGTGCTGCGGGCGCGCCTTCAAGGAGGAATCCTAAGCAAAGCGAGGCGCGGTGAACTGCAGATGCGCCTGCCCGTTGGCTTCGAGTACAACGCCGCGGGCGCGGTCGTTCTCGATCCGGACCAGCAGGTCCAGCACTGCCTGAGGTGGTTGTTCGACACCTTCCGAGGTACGGGATCGGCGATGGCTACCGCGCGCGCCGCGCATCATCTCGAGCTGGCGTTTCCGCGACGGTGTTGCAAAGGTCCGCACAAGGGCGAATTGCTGTGGGGCAGCCTCGGACACAGCCAGGTAGTGCGCATTCTGCACAACCCAAGGTATGCAGGCGCTTTCGTCTATGGTCGCACCCATACACGCAAGACAGTCGATGGACGAACGCGTGTGATTCGCGCCCCGCGGGACCAGTGGGATACGCTGATTCCGGGCGCCCATGCCGGTTATCTCGCCTGGGAAGAGTACGAGCAGAATCAGAAGCGTCTGCATGAGAGCGCACAGGCGATCGGAGCAGACCGGCGCCGTGGCGCGCCGCGTGAGGGTCCAGCACTTCTTCAGGGAGTCGTGGTCTGTGGTCGATGCGGGAACCGCATGACGGTTCGTTACCACAGCCGCCAGGGCTGCCTGTGTCCCGAGTACATCTGTCAGCGCGAAGGCATCGAGCAGGCCGAACCCATCTGCCAGCGCATCCACGGGGCTGGCATCGACGAGGCCATCGGCGAACTGCTCGTCGAAGCGCTTAATCCGCTTGCCATTGAGGTAAGTCTGGCGGTTCAGCGCGAACTCCAGTCCCGCATCGAAGAAGCCGACTGTCTGCGTCACAAGCAGGTGGAGCGCGCCCAGTATGAAGCTGATCTGGCGCAGCGCCGCTACATGCGCTGCGATCCGGAGAACCGCCTGGTCGCCGACTCACTTGAGGCTGACTGGAACCATAAGCTGCGAGCGCTGACTGAGGCTAACGAGGAATATCAGCGTCGGCGTGAACAGGACGCGCGTATTCTGACGGACGAGCAGCGCGCCGTCATCGTCTCGCTGGCGTCCAACTTCCCCCGGCTATGGCGGGACCCCGCCACCCCTGACCGGGAACGCAAACGCATGATCAGGCTGCTTCTGGAAGACGTCACCCTGAACCGGGACCAGCAGGTTACCGCACAGATCCGCTTCAAGGGCGGCGCTCACCGGACCCTCAGCCTGCCGTTGCCGCTGAAATCGTGGCAGCGATGGGTCACCCCCGCCACGGTGATCGAGGAAATTGACGAACTGCTCAATCACCATACTGTCCTGCAGATCGCGAATATCCTGAACGAACGTGGCGCCCCGTCGGGCACGGGCAGGCCCTTCAATGCAAAAATGGTCGCACGCCTGCAGCGCAACTACTGTCTAAAGCCACGCTATGACCGGTTGCGCGAAGCGGGTCTGCTGACGCTGGAGGAGATGGCCGACGCGCTGCACGTCACGCCGACGAGCGTGAAGATATGGAACCGTCGCGGACTCATCCGCGGTCACGCCTACAGCGACAAGAACGAGTGCCTGTACGACCCTCCGGGCACTGACTCGCCCAGAAAGGCGATGGGCGTCAAGCTGTCCTGCCGGCGTCGCCATCCCGACGTCGTCTCTGATCGCCGCAAGGAGGTGTAG
- a CDS encoding ATP-binding protein, which produces MIRIGQLQVDVATRELFLDGKAVRLGSRAFDMLAVLIAANGALVSKSELLAQVWPDTIVEENNLQVHMSALRKALGNNRGLIQTVSGRGYRLVRRAASTTASAQTDSGDEVDDAEDGIQHRTTPNNLPSNSSMLIGRDKAVHDVALALASARHVTLVGSGGIGKTRLAIEVSRGLFERFPDGVYLVSLASTCDSGSVLAMFATSIGMNPTTGSLTLARVSKELAERRVLFVLDNCEHVLGPAAELAETLLSVSPAVRVLATSREPLRVVNECLYWVASLEVPAQDAQSQDVLQCSAVKLFLSRARAIDARFSSDERSIHLTGEVCRRLDGIPLAIELAAARATILGIEMLSDHLDDRFNMLTGGHRTALPRHQTLKATLDWSYGLLNEAERATLRRLGIFVNGFTMEAAIAVAGDHALRELDLIAAVSGLVEKSLLLAEVKRGKASYRLLETTRAYAVQKLEDNGEQRGITLNHARYFMSLLERDSSNRANPTSAFSDSWHHGMCELLDDLRAALAWALSPKGDEKLGEALAVKVVFLFYELSLVDECSAWARRALDTVAATHQGSRSNRYLRLRMKLLAALGAALVYVNGPNRETLSIWAEVLASAIALGDHRFEARALWGMCSASQSSGAVRNALAFARRFASRASETGDANCAILACRLLGVVSHYAGDQQQARPALEQLLLQSDDLQHPLPLGKSVDQRIAGRATLARVLWLQGFRDQALRLAEDCAVEACNQEQAIVTCYVLVEALVPLTLLSGKRDSAAQAIALLQEVSARAGLTVYQACCRCFDEYLRSLDGTAPERLLAFRSALDGLESIEYSAPRALLAAQYSLALGRAGRREESIAAVVCALEQCDDTGDHWYASELRHVHGQLLLMGPAGGEPSDDVTRDAEACLIAALEDSLVHGCRSLQLRVATSLASLWHAQGRSTEAVQLLKSVCAKLTEGRDWDDFKAATHLLRIAAIASESDDVCAAADAAEGSFDEPSSCNIDERG; this is translated from the coding sequence ATGATTCGAATTGGCCAGCTTCAAGTGGACGTTGCCACCCGAGAACTGTTTCTCGACGGTAAAGCTGTGCGTCTTGGGAGCCGTGCGTTTGACATGCTGGCCGTACTAATTGCAGCGAATGGCGCGCTGGTGTCGAAGAGCGAATTACTTGCACAGGTATGGCCGGACACGATCGTTGAAGAAAACAATCTTCAAGTACATATGTCCGCTTTGCGCAAGGCGCTGGGCAATAATCGCGGACTGATCCAGACCGTGTCTGGGCGGGGGTACCGGCTGGTCCGCAGGGCGGCCTCGACAACTGCTTCCGCCCAGACTGACAGCGGCGATGAAGTGGATGACGCCGAGGACGGTATTCAACACCGGACTACTCCCAACAATCTGCCTTCCAATTCGTCGATGTTGATCGGGCGGGACAAAGCAGTCCATGACGTCGCGCTCGCACTGGCTTCGGCACGCCACGTAACGCTTGTCGGCTCGGGTGGCATCGGCAAGACCCGTTTGGCCATCGAGGTCTCACGCGGTTTGTTCGAGCGCTTCCCTGACGGTGTCTACCTAGTATCGCTCGCGTCCACGTGCGACTCGGGCAGCGTCCTCGCGATGTTCGCGACCAGCATCGGCATGAATCCGACGACAGGCTCGCTCACGCTCGCGCGTGTCAGCAAGGAACTCGCTGAGCGGCGCGTGTTGTTCGTTCTCGACAATTGCGAACATGTGCTCGGCCCTGCCGCCGAACTCGCCGAGACGCTGCTGAGCGTGAGTCCGGCCGTGCGCGTTCTTGCGACCAGCCGGGAACCGCTGCGTGTCGTGAACGAATGCCTGTATTGGGTGGCTTCGCTGGAGGTGCCCGCCCAGGACGCTCAGAGTCAGGATGTCCTGCAATGCAGTGCCGTGAAGCTGTTCCTGTCGCGCGCACGTGCGATCGACGCGCGATTTTCGTCCGATGAGAGAAGTATCCATCTGACCGGCGAGGTATGCCGCCGGCTCGACGGCATTCCGTTGGCGATCGAGCTGGCGGCGGCGCGTGCGACAATACTCGGCATTGAGATGCTCTCTGACCATCTCGATGACCGCTTCAACATGCTGACTGGCGGCCATCGCACCGCGTTGCCGCGACATCAGACGCTGAAAGCGACCCTCGACTGGAGTTATGGATTGCTCAATGAGGCTGAGCGCGCGACGCTGCGTAGGCTTGGCATCTTTGTCAACGGCTTCACGATGGAAGCAGCTATCGCCGTTGCCGGGGACCATGCATTGCGCGAGCTCGACTTAATCGCGGCCGTATCCGGTCTCGTTGAAAAGTCGCTGCTGCTGGCGGAGGTGAAGCGTGGAAAAGCAAGCTATCGCCTGCTGGAAACCACACGTGCATACGCTGTACAGAAGCTCGAGGATAATGGTGAGCAACGTGGTATCACGCTCAATCATGCGCGCTACTTCATGAGCTTGCTGGAGCGCGATTCGTCGAACCGAGCGAACCCCACGAGCGCTTTTTCTGATAGTTGGCATCACGGGATGTGCGAATTGCTCGACGATCTGAGAGCGGCGCTGGCATGGGCTTTATCACCGAAAGGCGACGAGAAGCTGGGCGAAGCGCTAGCGGTGAAGGTCGTTTTTCTGTTCTATGAGCTATCGCTTGTCGACGAATGCAGCGCGTGGGCACGCCGAGCGCTCGATACCGTAGCTGCAACCCATCAAGGTTCACGTTCGAACAGGTATCTGCGCCTACGTATGAAACTGTTGGCGGCACTCGGCGCGGCACTGGTCTATGTGAACGGACCAAACCGTGAAACCTTAAGCATCTGGGCCGAAGTTCTCGCATCGGCGATCGCGCTCGGCGACCACCGGTTCGAAGCCCGTGCGTTGTGGGGCATGTGTAGCGCGAGTCAGTCGTCCGGAGCGGTACGCAATGCGTTGGCGTTCGCGAGGCGGTTTGCATCGCGCGCCTCCGAAACGGGCGATGCGAACTGCGCGATCCTCGCTTGCCGGTTGCTCGGTGTCGTTTCGCATTATGCGGGCGATCAACAGCAGGCCCGTCCGGCACTTGAACAACTGCTGCTGCAGAGTGATGACCTGCAGCATCCTCTGCCGCTGGGAAAGTCCGTCGATCAGCGCATCGCCGGCCGCGCGACGCTCGCACGCGTGCTATGGCTGCAAGGTTTTCGGGACCAGGCGCTTAGGCTTGCGGAAGATTGCGCGGTCGAAGCATGCAATCAGGAACAGGCCATTGTCACCTGTTATGTGCTGGTTGAGGCGCTCGTTCCGCTGACGCTGCTATCAGGCAAGCGGGATAGCGCCGCGCAAGCGATTGCGTTGTTGCAGGAAGTCTCGGCGCGTGCCGGTCTGACTGTGTATCAAGCGTGCTGCCGTTGTTTCGATGAATACCTGCGCTCCCTTGATGGAACCGCGCCTGAACGGTTGCTTGCTTTCCGCTCGGCGTTGGACGGACTCGAATCGATCGAGTACAGCGCGCCGCGTGCCTTGCTCGCCGCGCAATACAGTCTCGCGCTAGGCCGCGCTGGACGGCGGGAGGAGAGTATTGCTGCCGTCGTGTGTGCTCTGGAACAGTGCGACGACACAGGTGACCATTGGTACGCCAGCGAACTTAGGCACGTTCATGGCCAACTGCTCTTGATGGGCCCGGCGGGCGGCGAGCCATCCGACGACGTGACGAGGGACGCGGAGGCGTGCCTGATCGCGGCGCTCGAGGACTCGTTGGTGCACGGCTGCCGTTCACTGCAATTGCGCGTGGCAACGAGTCTGGCCAGCCTCTGGCACGCGCAAGGCCGAAGCACGGAAGCTGTGCAGCTGTTGAAATCCGTATGCGCAAAGCTTACGGAGGGCCGCGATTGGGATGATTTCAAAGCTGCAACCCATTTGCTGCGGATCGCAGCGATAGCCAGTGAGTCTGACGATGTTTGTGCCGCCGCAGATGCAGCGGAGGGTTCGTTTGACGAACCGTCGTCGTGCAACATCGACGAGCGTGGCTAG
- a CDS encoding BON domain-containing protein, with protein MRISTLIVACGAVAALISNAAIAQTGNDATASQPAVAVTKSALRAQNRQLSKAVRRALYATKGLTASNIEVLAKGGTVSLLGTVPVESQISMAGDAVKRVPHVKVVDNRLTVAVEGGGE; from the coding sequence ATGCGAATTTCCACACTGATCGTGGCGTGCGGCGCCGTCGCCGCGCTCATTTCGAACGCGGCAATCGCCCAAACGGGTAATGACGCGACCGCATCGCAACCCGCAGTAGCTGTGACTAAGTCGGCATTGCGTGCGCAGAACCGTCAGTTGTCGAAGGCCGTGCGTCGCGCGCTATACGCGACCAAAGGCCTGACTGCCAGCAACATCGAGGTGCTCGCCAAAGGCGGGACCGTCTCCCTGTTGGGGACGGTGCCCGTTGAGTCGCAAATTTCGATGGCGGGTGATGCCGTCAAACGTGTACCGCATGTGAAGGTTGTCGACAATCGTCTGACCGTCGCCGTAGAAGGCGGCGGCGAGTAA
- a CDS encoding helix-turn-helix domain-containing protein, whose translation MATDRRKEDKHRTLRQQASLNPRPDAVTHPLFREGEFFDSYDLLQVKYEMLRAVRVDKRPISEAAKAFGFSRPSFYQAQTAFEQGGLAALIPQKTGPRSGHKLTPAVMEFLNRARVAEPTVRAERLASLVHQTFGVQVHPRSIERQFLRQKKP comes from the coding sequence ATGGCGACAGACCGACGCAAAGAGGACAAGCACCGCACGCTGCGGCAGCAGGCGAGCCTCAATCCGCGCCCCGATGCCGTGACGCATCCGCTGTTTCGGGAGGGCGAGTTCTTCGATTCCTACGATCTGCTGCAGGTCAAGTACGAGATGCTGCGCGCGGTGCGCGTGGACAAGCGGCCGATCAGCGAAGCGGCCAAGGCATTCGGTTTCTCCCGCCCGTCGTTCTATCAGGCTCAGACGGCTTTCGAACAGGGCGGACTGGCCGCTTTGATTCCGCAGAAGACTGGGCCGCGCAGCGGCCACAAGTTGACCCCGGCGGTGATGGAGTTTCTGAACCGGGCGCGGGTTGCAGAGCCGACTGTGCGAGCGGAGCGACTGGCCAGTCTGGTGCACCAGACCTTCGGCGTACAGGTTCATCCGCGCAGTATCGAACGACAGTTTCTGCGCCAAAAAAAACCGTAA